CATTTTCAGGGAATGACATTCATTATCTCCAATGGTAAGGACTGAGCCATAGGTCTATCGTTTTTGTCCATTAGATGGCGCCCTGAGATAGATGTTCTTATGGACCAGCTTGCTGCCAGACTGTCCAGTGGGAGTCAGGTCAAGAAGGCTCCCACCAAACCCACTGAGCCCCAGGAGTTCTCTCTGACCAAACCTAAACCTCGCCCCCTCCCCCAGCCTGAGCCCATTccacagcaggaaaaacaccaaccagtcagtctcattcacattcaaataaatagtATCTTTCAACTTTTGCTGCACAACCTTTGCATAGTCTGTTACATGTGTGCTATTGTTTTCTATTCTTGTGTACTAGCCAACAGAGATATCCTTGATAGATAAAGCAGGCCATTATCCTATATATTGTGTTGTGGCTGTCACGGCTGCTCCAGTCATGAGGCTTTTGTTTTTCAGGTACCAAACAGCACCTACAAGGCTCCGAAAGAGGTGCAGGCCATGGAGGAGATCAAACGAAAGAACCGTCAAAAGGCTGAGGTACAATGTCAGCTTTTTCCATTAGTTATCATTAAAAACATAACATCCAGAGGAGGGCAGCAGTGGTCTGTGATATGATCTGAGAGacagtgaaaaataaattcattttcTGAATTAATTTATGTTCTGTTGTCCTTTGTATAATGAGCCGAGAAGTGTGCCTCATGTAGCAAAAGGATTCTATTTCTGCTCATTTCTTTTGGTTAGATGCTTATGACAACACAGTCTTGAGTTCTGCTTCAGAAAAGGTGAAATATATGTTGCAAACTGTAAAGACTGGGCAAAATTACAACATACTTTAGTTGTGTGATACCTGACTTTGTTTAGGAATACATTTGTTATACACACATATTGCAGCATGATGTATGGATCTGTCTTGTATGgccatgtgggctgggcacctAGAGTGCATGACATcaattcatccatccatccatccatccatccatttatccatccaAAAAAACTGTAACTTTGTAAAAGTGGTATAgagttattatcatcatcattattacgTCATTGTAATgatatttcatgtgtttttcacCAAAGGAACTGCTGTATGAGGCAAATATGAAACAGTTCCAGTGTGTAAATCCACAGAAGTCTGAACGCACTAAGGTAGGGACTATATAAATCCCTATGTCCAATGTGTTATGTTTAGGCTTACTTGTGTAGAAAGAGTAAAAACACAATGACATGTTGCTTACTTCTCAATCCTCACACTACATCTCACCTCTCTTGATAGCTAAATTCCAACATGTCCTTTTATTTAAGCACACATTCGCTTCATCTCAGTGTcatcatttatatttattactttCTGCTGAACCATCACCTGGTATTGCAGAAGGTGAAGTCCCAGATTCAGGAAAGCCTTGATTCCAGGCTCaagttcaattcatttcaatcGTCTGGAGTTCCAGCCGATCACAAGATGGTGAGATACAATTATTTCCCCCGCTTTAAGGGGTCATTAAACTTCTGTGTGATATTGATGAGTATCATCATTAACTGGCGCGTGTATATCCACTGGCATTTGTCTGCTTCTGTCAGACTAACAGCTGGTCCATCAAGCTCAACAACACAGCCATCCTGAGACAGGGAGCGCTCTATAACCgccaggtggaggaggagctgcgAAGGTACAGCACACTGTCTACCTGTCAAATTCCTCAAACCGCATCTGGAACCAGTTTCAGCGGAAAGCTGAATATATATGGAAAGCCAAATGGGTCAAAAACACCTCAGAAATGCATATACATCTTGACGTCAGCGGTTTGCACAGGTCAAGGAAATATTACATGCAAGAAAAACAATGGAATTTTATCCCTCTTACTGCACTCTAgtattgaaatgtgtgtgtgtgtgtgtgtgtgtgtgtgttgaaaaagaATGGAGCGTCTGGTAGAAGGGGCGCGTGAGCCCTCCTCTTTCCTACAGTGGCAGAAGGAGATGCGGGAGCGGGACCTGCAGGAGGAGTTGGCCCAGATTGAGCGCAGGCGTCTGGAAGGACGCATCAGCTATGAGGAGGCGGCTATGGCCCGCACACGCTTAGTGGAGCGCAACCAGAAGACTGCACAGCTTCAGAAAGAGGAGGTGGGCTACAGTCACCCAGCAAACAGAACAACTGAGAAGAAAAGGCAGTTTACAAAAAGTTTACACAGTACCTCAAGAGTGTTTAAAGAGAAGTGTGAAGAGAAAGGCCATTACATAACAGCATGTCTGTAGAAAAAAGTCTTAAGAGAGAGGGATTGATGGTTATTTATGAAGAATGTTATTTCATGGTTGGTTTGGTGTTTCTCGTAGACAGCCCAGCTGATGCAGAGATATGCCAAGAAAAGGCTgcaagaggaaaaagaaatgagagacTTGGTGCAACAAGTGGCAGAGGGGCACAAGAACTCAAAGGCAGCTAAAGTGAAGTTGCAGAAAATCAAGCAGTGTATAGGTACGTCACCTCACCTGGCATCAGATGTGATTCTCTTGCCTTACAGTTTTCACAGTACTGTGATAATTGTTCTTGTTTGTCACAGTAAAAGAAGTCTCGGAGCAAAGCCGAGAGCTCCTTCGCCAAGCGCTGGACGAAGCACAGGCCGAGCTAAGTAGGAAATTTGAAATCATCCGTGAAATCCAAGCAATCAGATCTGTTCCTCACATCAGACAGAGGTTTTTGGATGAAACTGAGGTGAGTGCAGGAAAGACCGGATATCATCTCATCTTACTCAATGCATATCATATAAACCCATGACCGCGTGGCTCCCTGTGTCTCAGACAGCGGGCCATGACCTGCTGGGAGAAATGCCCCTGGCCGAGCTGAAGGAGCGCCTGGCCGTCCTGAAGGAGGCCGAGCAGAGCgagcagcaggagagacggGACCGCATCCTGGAGGAGAAGCAGAACAAGGAGCAGCTTCTGCTGGAGCAGCTGGACGCTATCGACCTCCACAGGAGAACACTGGCACAGGCCGCTGCCAGCAGGTCGGGGACAAATTAGACTCTGACTTCTGCGAGACTTTGTTATGGCATTAGACACAcgtattatacacacacacacacacgttcatgaTGATTCTGCTGTGTggcaggaaagaggagaagaaagccaGGCTGGGTTTGCAGCAGGCAGTGCTTGAGGATGAGAGAGTGCTGGCCCTgcagaggaggctggaggagaaacagcag
The nucleotide sequence above comes from Centroberyx gerrardi isolate f3 chromosome 17, fCenGer3.hap1.cur.20231027, whole genome shotgun sequence. Encoded proteins:
- the cfap99 gene encoding cilia- and flagella-associated protein 99; protein product: MASRYGLLVKEATVLLDKFSSGKQCLDDFTEDASKALQNMDTQDKKFILDVVSGCIEHKKLLDIVISVFYAQNGKCLSRGDRNQFVIICYLATFILDDLGLQCFSNIVRSLDIKKMHKFLSFFFNVTNLTTWIQGEWSHIYDAAYVEKNWIAPLLRWRPEIDVLMDQLAARLSSGSQVKKAPTKPTEPQEFSLTKPKPRPLPQPEPIPQQEKHQPVPNSTYKAPKEVQAMEEIKRKNRQKAEELLYEANMKQFQCVNPQKSERTKKVKSQIQESLDSRLKFNSFQSSGVPADHKMTNSWSIKLNNTAILRQGALYNRQVEEELRRMERLVEGAREPSSFLQWQKEMRERDLQEELAQIERRRLEGRISYEEAAMARTRLVERNQKTAQLQKEETAQLMQRYAKKRLQEEKEMRDLVQQVAEGHKNSKAAKVKLQKIKQCIVKEVSEQSRELLRQALDEAQAELSRKFEIIREIQAIRSVPHIRQRFLDETETAGHDLLGEMPLAELKERLAVLKEAEQSEQQERRDRILEEKQNKEQLLLEQLDAIDLHRRTLAQAAASRKEEKKARLGLQQAVLEDERVLALQRRLEEKQQERQRLKQSGANKAKTSEQAAAHSVRSGKHNKKPLEEKSWEDLERSLERQVQKEAPYAYAASQRKTLKT